The segment CGACGACGTGATTGGGGTTCCCGCGTTGGAAGTCCCCCCGCGCACGATTGAACGCAGCGACCCTCGCATCATCGTGACGGCCGCCGAACGCACTCCCGATACGAGTCGCGTGGTCGAGTGGCTCGGCACCGGGCCGGTTTTGATTGTGCCGCTGCTCGCCGAGGATCGTTTGCTGGGCGCGATCACCTTCGTCGGGCTACAGCACTCCTCCCCCTTCACGGTCGATGAGATCGCGCACAGTGACGCGCTGGCCGCGCTTTGCGCTCAGGCACTCGCGGGTGCCCGGCGCTTCGCCACAGTTCATGAGACCTCGCTCATCGCTGAGGCGAGTCGCGCCGATGCCGAGGTAGCTCGTGAGGTGGCGGAGAGCGCGAACAGCGCAAAGGATGGTGCGATCGCGATGGTCAGCCACGAACTTCGTTCACCGCTCGGTGCGATCGCCAACAATATCCAGATCTTACAGCTCGAGATCTGCGGGCCGGTCACCACGTTGCAGCGGGCTGTCCTGGACCGCATCGCGACGAGCCATGCGCACGTCATGGCACTCGTGGATCAGTTGCTGGACCTGCAGCGTATTGCCGTCGGCAAGATGCACTTCGAGATGGCGCCGGTGTCCGTGGCGTCCGCCATCGTAGACGCCGCCGACATGGCCACGTGGCATTTCACGCGGGCGAACGTGCAGCTGGAGCTGGGGGTCGATGAGAGGCTGGGCGAGCTGCATACCGACCGTCGCAAGTTCACCCAGATCATCCTGAATCTGTTGGCGAACGCAGCCAAGTTCACGCCGACCGGAGGGCGGGTGCTCCTCTCCGCTGAGCGTCTCGACGCCGCGATCCGTGTACGGGTAAGCGACACGGGTATCGGCATCGCGGTGGATCATCACGAAGCGGTGTTCGAGCCGTTTGTGCAGGTACGCGACGCTGCCCACCTGCACTCCGGTGGCGCCGGCCTAGGCCTCGCGATCAGTCGGCAGTTCGCGCGGGGGCTCGGTGGTGACTTAACGGTCGAAAGTGCGCCCGGCGAGGGGAGCACGTTCACGCTCGCCATTCCGGATACCCGCCCCGAGGCCGTCGCCGACGGCACGAGCCTATAGCCGCAGGCGTCGAACAACGGCGTCCCTTTCGTACTCTGTAAGGGGACGCCGTTGTTCGCCAGCGAAGCTAGAGGACCTTCCGTCCCTGAATCACGCGCACCAGAATAACCACCACGGCGATGACGAGCAGGATATGGATGAGGCCGCCCATCGTGTAGGCGCTGACCATGCCGAGCAGCCAAAGCACGACGAGGATAATGGCGAGTGTCATGAGCATGGTGTGTTCCCGGTAGAGGTGGTCATTGTGTCCGGACCGGCGTACCCAAGTGTGGGTATGCCGCGCCGTTCGACTGTTCCTATCGCAATGCTGGTGCCAGCGACTCAGAATGTCGTGTCGTCCCCGAGCACATCGTGCGACCAGCGCAACATTCCGCCCGTCACCGACGCGACGCGGGTGAACCCAGCGGTCTTCAGTTGGCGCGCGGCGTCGGCACTGCGTTTCCCACTACCGCAGATTACGACCAATTCACGTGAACGGTCGAGCGACGACATCGCGCCGGCCAAGGTGCCCAGCGGAATCAGGCGGGACCACGCAACGCGATCGTGCGCCGCCTCGTGTGGCTCACGTACGTCGATCAAGTCGAAGTCGTCTCCGCGCGCGTGGCGCAGCGCCAACGCGGCGGGTGTGATTTCAGTCACGTCCTCACCAGCGGTGGCGGTCGCGGGCCCGGCGGCGCCGCAGAATGCGTCGTAGTCGACGAGGTGGGTGAGTGTACGCGTGCCACAGGCCGGGCACTGTGGATCGCGTGTGATCGACACCGATCGGAATTGCATCGACAGGGCGTCGACCATGAGCAGGCGCCCCGCCAGCGTCTCGCCCGTATGCAGTATGAGCTTCAGCGCTTCCGTGGCCTGAATGGTCCCGATGAGTCCCGGCAGCACCCCGAGCACCCCGCCTTCGGCGCAGTTCTGTACCATGCCCGGTGGTGGTGGCACGGGATACAAGCAGCGGTAGCAGGGGCCGTGTTCCGTCGCGAACACCGATGCCTGTCCGTCGAACTGAAACACCGACCCATGCACGTTCGGCTTCGCCAACAGCACGCACGCGTCGTTCACGAGGTAACGCGTGTTGAAGTTGTCGGTGCCGTCGATGATGACGTCGTACGCGCCCACCAGCTCCATCGCGTTCGCCGATGTCAGCCAGGTCGGGTGCAGCTCCAGCTGCACATGCGGATTCACGTCGAGCAGCCGGTCGCGGGCCGACTCGAGTTTCGGCCGCCCGACATCACGCGTGCCGTGCAACAGCTGACGCTGCAGATTCGTCACGTCCACCACGTCCTGGTCGACGAGGCCGATCGTGCCGACACCCGCCGCCGCCAGATAAAGCGCGGTGGGCGAGCCCAGTCCTCCGGCACCGACAATGAGCACCCGTGCGGCTTTAAGGCGTTGCTGCCCTTCACGTCCGACGCCGGGGAGCGTGAGGTGCCGGCTGTAACGGTTGAGCTCGTCGGCGCCGAGCGGTGGGAGCGCTGTGCGGGCATCGGCGTGTCCGTGATCTGGTGCGTCCACGATGAATTCCGGAAGGAAGTGGAGTCAAACGTAGGAACACGTTGGTCATGGGCGATGCCGTTCGCAATCGTGACGATTCCTGAAGCGCCCCGTATACTTGCCACGACACCTGTAAGCGAGGAGCACGACATGAGCCGAGTGCGTGTACTGGTTGGGACCCGGAAAGGTGCGTTTATCCTGACGTCGGATGGCGCACGGAAACACTGGTCGGTCGACGGTCCTCATTTCCCCGGCTGGGAGATGTACCATCTCAAGGGATCTCCGGTCGATCCCGATCGCATCTACGCCTCGCAGTCGAGCGGATGGTTCGGACAGGTGATGCAACGCTCCGACGACGGTGGCAAGACGTGGGCACCAGTGGGCAATGCATTTGCCTACGACGGGATTCCCGGCACACACATGTGGTACGACGGCACGCCACATCCTTGGGAGTTCAAGCGCATCTGGCATCTCGAGCCGTCGCTCACCGATCGCGACGTCGTCTTTGCCGGCGCCGAAGATGCGGCGCTGTTCAAGTCCACCGATGGCGGTGCCACGTGGCACGAGCTGTCAGGACTGCGCGGACATGGATCCGGCGCCCACTGGCAGCCTGGCGCGGGCGGTCTGTGTCTGCACACGATCGTGCTCGATCCCACCGACGAGAATCGCATGTACGTCGCCATCTCGGCCGCCGGCGCGTTTCGCACGGTCGACGGCGGTGTGACGTGGACACCCATCAACAAAGGACTGCGCTCGGGCGGCATCCCCGACGAAGACGCGGAAGTGGGACACTGCGTGCATCGCATCGCGATGCACCCATCGAATCCGCAGCGTCTCTACATGCAGAAGCACTGGGACGTGATGCGGAGCGACGACGGTGGCGACCACTGGCACGAGGTCAGCGGCAATCTGCCCACCGACTTCGGCTTTCCCATCGATGTGCACGCGCACGAGCCGAACACGATTTACGTGGTGCCGATCACCAGCGACGCGCACCACTTCCCGCCCGACGGGAAGTTGCGGGTGTATCGCAGTCGCACCGGCGGCGATCGGTGGGAAGCGCTCACAGAGGGTCTGCCGCAGCAGGACTGCTATGTGAACGTGTTGCGCGATGCAATGGCGGTGGACACGCTCGAGTCATGCGGCATCTACTTCGGCACCACGGGCGGGCAAGTGTACGTGTCGAGTGATTCTGGTGATCACTGGGACACGATCGTCCACGATCTACCGGCCGTGCTGTCGGTGGAAGTGCAGACGTTGTCATGATCCGTGTAGTGCTTCCGTCGCCGCTACGGGCGTTGGCGCAGGTCGGCGCGGAGATCTCCGTGCCCGTGACCGGCGAGGTCACGCTGCGCCGTGTGCTCGATGTCGTCGAAGCGCAGCATCCCGCGCTGCGCGGGACCATTCGCGATCAGGTCACGCAGCAGCGGCGGGCCTTCGTGCGCTTCTTCGCCTGCGAGCGCGATCTGTCGCATGATTCGCCCGATGCGCCGTTGCCGCCGAGCGTGGCGACGGGGAACGAACCGCTGCTCATCGTCGGTGCGATGGCTGGCGGATAGCGAGGTCGGCGTGAGCCTTACTCGGTGTACGCCAACTGGCTAACGTTGGGTATGTCCAACTTCCGTTTCGAAACGACGCCGCGTGTGATCTGTGCTGACGGCGAGAGCGAGCGATTGGGGAGCCTGCTCCGTGAGTTCGGGATCAGCCGCCCGCTCGTCGTCACCGATCGCGGCATCGTGAGCGCGGGGTTGCTCGAGCCGTTGTTGGCATCGCTGCGCGCATTGGGCGTCGAGGTCACCGTGTTCGACGAGGTGCTGGCCGATCCGCCTGCATCCTGTGTCGAGGCCGCCGTGGCGATGGCGCTGGCGTCGCAGATCGACGGCGTGATCGGCGTTGGCGGCGGGAGTTCGCTCGATGTCGCTAAGCTGGTGGCGCTTTTGTCGCGCACGGAGCAATCGCTCGGCGCGATCTGTGGCGTTGGCTTGGCGGTTGGCCCGCGCTGGCCGCTTCTTCAAGTGCCGACCACTGCGGGCACCGGTTCGGAAGTCACGCCGATCGCGATTGTCACGACCGCGAGCGGCGAAAAGCAAGGCGTCGTGTCACGGTTGTTGTATCCCGATGTCGCCGTCCTCGATGCCACGCTCACGCTGGGGCTGCCGGCGCGCGTGACCGCGATGACCGGCATCGACGCGATGGTGCATGCGATCGAAGCGTACACCAGCCGTCACGCCAAGAACGTGCTGTCCGACACGCTGGCCGTACGCGCGCTTCGGTTACTCTCGGATCATATTGGCACGGCCATCGAGGACGGCTCCGACCTCGCCGCGCGCCGCGCGATGCTGCAGGGGTCGATGCTGGCCGGGATGGCGTTCGCCAACGCGCCCGTCGGCGCCGTGCACGCGCTCGCGTATCCGCTCGGTGGACAGTTTCACGTGCCGCACGGATTGAGTAATGCGCTCGTGCTGCTGCCGGTCCTCGAGTTCAACTTGCCCGAAGCGGAGCCGCTGTATCGCGAGCTGGCCGATGCCGTGCGCGCTGGAGAACGCACGTGGCACCGTAGCGCGAGCGGACGCGCCTTTGTCGATGCGATGGCCACCATCGTGGGTGAACTCGGCCTCGAGCGCACACTCGGAGATGTGGGCATCATCGAAGCGGACCTGCCGGGTCTCGCCGCCGACGCCATGAACGTGCAGCGGCTGCTGGTGAACAATCCGCGCGACGTAAGTTACGATCAGGCGCTGGCCCTCTACCGTGAGGCGCTGTGACCGAAACATCGGGTCCTCGAGCGGAGTACGCGCACCTGACGGTGATCGATACGCGGTGGATGGACAACGACGCGTACGGACACGTCAACAACGTGGTGTATTACAGCTTCTTCGACACGGCGGTAAACCGCTGGTTGATCGAGCGTGGCCTGCTCGACATCGCCGGCAGTGAGGCCATCGGCCTGGTGGTGGAGACACAATGCCGGTACGCGTCGCCGATCACCTTTCCCGACCGCGTGACCGCCGGCATCCGCGTGGTGCATCTCGGGCGCTCGAGCGTGTGCTATGAGTTGGCACTGTTTCGCAACGAGGACGAGGCGCCCGCGGCCACCGGGCACTTTGTGCACGTGTACGTCGACCGGGCCTCACGTACTTCGGTGGCGATTCCTGAGACGGTGCGTCGCGCCCTCGAGTCCCTCTGTGTTTCGCCCGCGACAACACTTCTGCCTTCGACCAGCTGATCCGTATGCGTGCTGTGCTGTGTAGTGCCTTCGACCAACCCGAAACGCTCGCGGTGGACACCGTGGCCGATCCCGCGGCTGCCGCCGGCCACGTGGTCATCGCCGTGCACGCCGCCGGTGTGAACTTTCCCGATGCGCTGATGGTGATGGGGCAATATCAGGTGCGTCCGCCCTTGCCGTTCATTCCCGGCGGAGAAGCGGCTGGTGTGATTGTCGAAGTGGGTACCGGGGTGAACCACCTGCACGTCGGACAGCGCGTCGTGGCGTTCACGCGAACCGGTGCGTTCGCCGAACGCCTCAGTGCGCCGGCGTCGGCCGTCACGCCGATTCCCGACGCGCTGGCATTCGAGATTGCGGCCACGCTGCCGCTGGCGTTCGGCACCGCGATGCACGCGCTGATCGATCGTGCGCGTCTTGCACCTGGGGACACGTTGCTCGTGCTCGGCGCATCCGGTGGCGTCGGACTGGCCGCCGTCATGATCGGCAAGGCACTCGGTGCGCGCGTGATCGCGGCCGCCAGCACCGACGACAAGCTGGCACTGTGCCGCGCGCACGGCGCCGACGAGGTGATCAACTACACCACCGAATCGCTGCGCGATCGGCTCAAGGCGCTCACCAACGGGCTCGGCCCCGACGTGATCTGC is part of the Gemmatimonas sp. genome and harbors:
- a CDS encoding thioesterase family protein — encoded protein: MDNDAYGHVNNVVYYSFFDTAVNRWLIERGLLDIAGSEAIGLVVETQCRYASPITFPDRVTAGIRVVHLGRSSVCYELALFRNEDEAPAATGHFVHVYVDRASRTSVAIPETVRRALESLCVSPATTLLPSTS
- a CDS encoding exo-alpha-sialidase, translating into MSRVRVLVGTRKGAFILTSDGARKHWSVDGPHFPGWEMYHLKGSPVDPDRIYASQSSGWFGQVMQRSDDGGKTWAPVGNAFAYDGIPGTHMWYDGTPHPWEFKRIWHLEPSLTDRDVVFAGAEDAALFKSTDGGATWHELSGLRGHGSGAHWQPGAGGLCLHTIVLDPTDENRMYVAISAAGAFRTVDGGVTWTPINKGLRSGGIPDEDAEVGHCVHRIAMHPSNPQRLYMQKHWDVMRSDDGGDHWHEVSGNLPTDFGFPIDVHAHEPNTIYVVPITSDAHHFPPDGKLRVYRSRTGGDRWEALTEGLPQQDCYVNVLRDAMAVDTLESCGIYFGTTGGQVYVSSDSGDHWDTIVHDLPAVLSVEVQTLS
- a CDS encoding MoaD/ThiS family protein, which encodes MIRVVLPSPLRALAQVGAEISVPVTGEVTLRRVLDVVEAQHPALRGTIRDQVTQQRRAFVRFFACERDLSHDSPDAPLPPSVATGNEPLLIVGAMAGG
- a CDS encoding lmo0937 family membrane protein, which gives rise to MLMTLAIILVVLWLLGMVSAYTMGGLIHILLVIAVVVILVRVIQGRKVL
- a CDS encoding HAMP domain-containing sensor histidine kinase, which produces MIELKELHQLQQLTERVLLSALREQDAADAAENKRGDAQFLADAGLELSASLDQELTYRAIANLVLPRRAAWCIVDVIESEGVLRRIAVIHPDPLKHAAARALVDYWRPAADDVIGVPALEVPPRTIERSDPRIIVTAAERTPDTSRVVEWLGTGPVLIVPLLAEDRLLGAITFVGLQHSSPFTVDEIAHSDALAALCAQALAGARRFATVHETSLIAEASRADAEVAREVAESANSAKDGAIAMVSHELRSPLGAIANNIQILQLEICGPVTTLQRAVLDRIATSHAHVMALVDQLLDLQRIAVGKMHFEMAPVSVASAIVDAADMATWHFTRANVQLELGVDERLGELHTDRRKFTQIILNLLANAAKFTPTGGRVLLSAERLDAAIRVRVSDTGIGIAVDHHEAVFEPFVQVRDAAHLHSGGAGLGLAISRQFARGLGGDLTVESAPGEGSTFTLAIPDTRPEAVADGTSL
- a CDS encoding iron-containing alcohol dehydrogenase yields the protein MSNFRFETTPRVICADGESERLGSLLREFGISRPLVVTDRGIVSAGLLEPLLASLRALGVEVTVFDEVLADPPASCVEAAVAMALASQIDGVIGVGGGSSLDVAKLVALLSRTEQSLGAICGVGLAVGPRWPLLQVPTTAGTGSEVTPIAIVTTASGEKQGVVSRLLYPDVAVLDATLTLGLPARVTAMTGIDAMVHAIEAYTSRHAKNVLSDTLAVRALRLLSDHIGTAIEDGSDLAARRAMLQGSMLAGMAFANAPVGAVHALAYPLGGQFHVPHGLSNALVLLPVLEFNLPEAEPLYRELADAVRAGERTWHRSASGRAFVDAMATIVGELGLERTLGDVGIIEADLPGLAADAMNVQRLLVNNPRDVSYDQALALYREAL
- a CDS encoding NADPH:quinone oxidoreductase family protein, producing the protein MRAVLCSAFDQPETLAVDTVADPAAAAGHVVIAVHAAGVNFPDALMVMGQYQVRPPLPFIPGGEAAGVIVEVGTGVNHLHVGQRVVAFTRTGAFAERLSAPASAVTPIPDALAFEIAATLPLAFGTAMHALIDRARLAPGDTLLVLGASGGVGLAAVMIGKALGARVIAAASTDDKLALCRAHGADEVINYTTESLRDRLKALTNGLGPDVICDPVGGDVTEPAFRSIAWGGRYLVIGFAGGAIPSLPLNLPLLKGASVVGVFWGAFEQREPAANARHLAQLMQWAVDGTIVPVVSARYPLAQSAEALRAMLDRRVVGKVVVVPIT
- the moeB gene encoding molybdopterin-synthase adenylyltransferase MoeB, with product MDAPDHGHADARTALPPLGADELNRYSRHLTLPGVGREGQQRLKAARVLIVGAGGLGSPTALYLAAAGVGTIGLVDQDVVDVTNLQRQLLHGTRDVGRPKLESARDRLLDVNPHVQLELHPTWLTSANAMELVGAYDVIIDGTDNFNTRYLVNDACVLLAKPNVHGSVFQFDGQASVFATEHGPCYRCLYPVPPPPGMVQNCAEGGVLGVLPGLIGTIQATEALKLILHTGETLAGRLLMVDALSMQFRSVSITRDPQCPACGTRTLTHLVDYDAFCGAAGPATATAGEDVTEITPAALALRHARGDDFDLIDVREPHEAAHDRVAWSRLIPLGTLAGAMSSLDRSRELVVICGSGKRSADAARQLKTAGFTRVASVTGGMLRWSHDVLGDDTTF